Genomic DNA from Magnolia sinica isolate HGM2019 chromosome 4, MsV1, whole genome shotgun sequence:
GTTCATGGTTGTTGAATCCATGTCATTGTGTGTTCAAAGTTTAGCTGTTGCCATTGCCCGAACTGGCACTCGTCTGTAGTGGAGGTGCAAATAGTTTATTACTACAGCATGCTCTACAGTTCTTAACAAGCCAGAAAAGCATGAAATGCAAAAACGAACGTCCATTGGACGAGTATGGCTGTCCAATCCAGGTCATTTTGTGTTCAAAGTTTAGCTGTAGCTGTTGCCCGAACCAGCACTCATCTGTAATGGAGGTTTGTTGCCTTTAAACTCCAGACATTCCCTGCTTACAGATAGATcacagaaagaagaagaaaagaaaaaattaaattagCAGAAAGCAAGTAAATACTTGGCCTTCTTGGATGGGCATAACACAGAATTGCTCATGCACCAAAAAATCCCacagattggaagatcatatCAATGGAATACTAGGCCTTTTTTGGTTGAAGGTGGACTTTTCATTCTTCTCTCTTTTGGCCGCATATTGAACAGTTAGAATTTCCATACCTGATCCGTTTTTGGTGCATgtgccatccatggtggggctttaatatcaatggtttggatcagtgaACCGTAGCccaacttgtacaaactgaagacCAAGCATAGTGTAGAAACTCTCAACCTGAGCATTCTATAATATAGCCCCTCAAAACCCAACATCTTATTTTAAAAGATGACCAACCTGATGAGCTGGTACCGGTGGCTGGGTATTGACTGCTCACCTTCATCCATTGACTGCTGACCTTGATCCAGTGTGTTCATCTGATCCTGTAGGAACTACAGATGAGATATACTGCTCTACAGTAACAACAAACCAAGTTAGATGATTGTCAGAGAGAAGGCTTACACATTTCCATCCCTTGAAATCGCTGCAGAATTTGCAGAagattttctctctcttctctgttGACTGGTTGACGGCGATAGCCTGAGTTCTGATTGTCACGTTCTCGCTGGATGGTGTGTGGACAAGTAATTGTTGTTATGTGGTGATTGATAACCAAGATCTAGGACACTCATTTACAGGGCACACCAGcctagttttggatccatcaatgccctgggtcccacatgaatgtcTATGGATGCTAGGTTGGCCCATGTGGCTATGTGTAGAGTGCTTATCAATAGACGGAGATTTACAAACAGATCTCTAGCCCTTTTGAAAGCTAACTTCATCGGCTTGCAAACAGGaccaatttcattttatttaagcACTAGTTTGATACCCAGAAAGTGGCCCAAAAAGTAAGCAGGAATAAAAAAAAACTGAGGACTGTCTATCTCATCTTGGGTACCTATCA
This window encodes:
- the LOC131243629 gene encoding uncharacterized protein LOC131243629, whose amino-acid sequence is MEAPLTDNYEVFPFFAFPTGQPFYSCNPCGLPIVSAEEVSRGTIPGATVYYVQNIENVTIRTQAIAVNQSTEKREKIFCKFCSDFKGWKCDQMNTLDQGQQSMDEGEQSIPSHRYQLIRECLEFKGNKPPLQMSAGSGNSYS